In Zea mays cultivar B73 chromosome 7, Zm-B73-REFERENCE-NAM-5.0, whole genome shotgun sequence, the following proteins share a genomic window:
- the LOC103632639 gene encoding uncharacterized protein isoform X1 produces the protein MAERWKSVFSVPKAENARPTGRWPAAKPKASDLLARSLDCSLDRKDSILAAIHLFRRSMAFDSTTSLSSSDPAAPDLYASSDTDIVSSGSNSVASDPPRQGISVPARFWQKTNSRMLHASSRIAISGRSDFGSRSRYITLDAPGSSSLLFTWHSGT, from the exons ATGGCGGAGCGCTGGAAGAGCGTCTTCTCCGTGCCGAAGGCCGAGAACGCGCGGCCGACGGGACGATGGCCGGCGGCGAAGCCCAAGGCGTCGGACCTGCTCGCCCGCAGCCTTGACTGCAGCCTCGACCGCAAGGACTCCATCCTCGCCGCCATCCACCTCTTCCGCCGCTCTATGGCCTTCGACTCCACGACATCTCTCTCGTCGTCGGACCCAGCCGCTCCAGACCTCTACGCGTCCTCTGACACCGACATCGTCTCCTCTGGTAGCAACTCGGTAGCCAGTGATCCGCCGCGTCAGGGCATCAGCGTGCCGGCGAGGTTCTGGCAGAAAACCAATAGCCGCATGCTACATGCAAGCTCAAGAATTGCAATAAG CGGTAGGTCTGATTTTGGAAGCAGGAGTCGTTACATCACATTG GATGCACCTGGCTCATCGTCGTTACTCTTCACCTGGCACAGTGGCACCTAA
- the LOC103632639 gene encoding uncharacterized protein isoform X2 — protein sequence MAERWKSVFSVPKAENARPTGRWPAAKPKASDLLARSLDCSLDRKDSILAAIHLFRRSMAFDSTTSLSSSDPAAPDLYASSDTDIVSSGSNSVASDPPRQGISVPARFWQKTNSRMLHASSRIAIRLF from the coding sequence ATGGCGGAGCGCTGGAAGAGCGTCTTCTCCGTGCCGAAGGCCGAGAACGCGCGGCCGACGGGACGATGGCCGGCGGCGAAGCCCAAGGCGTCGGACCTGCTCGCCCGCAGCCTTGACTGCAGCCTCGACCGCAAGGACTCCATCCTCGCCGCCATCCACCTCTTCCGCCGCTCTATGGCCTTCGACTCCACGACATCTCTCTCGTCGTCGGACCCAGCCGCTCCAGACCTCTACGCGTCCTCTGACACCGACATCGTCTCCTCTGGTAGCAACTCGGTAGCCAGTGATCCGCCGCGTCAGGGCATCAGCGTGCCGGCGAGGTTCTGGCAGAAAACCAATAGCCGCATGCTACATGCAAGCTCAAGAATTGCAATAAGGTTGTTCTGA